From a single Brassica oleracea var. oleracea cultivar TO1000 chromosome C5, BOL, whole genome shotgun sequence genomic region:
- the LOC106295925 gene encoding ABC transporter G family member 14-like, whose amino-acid sequence MPPNCIAPRPEENGEATVQGLTDMSETQGKPVLAFPVATSQPGLQLSMYPITLKFEEVVYKVKIEQTGQCLGSWSCKEKTILSGITGMVCPGEILAMLGPSGSGKTTLLSALGGRLSKTFSGKIIYNGQPFSGCIKRRTGFVAQDDVLYPHLTVWETLFFTALLRLPSSLTRDEKAEHVGRVIAELGLNRCTNSMIGGPLFRGISGGEKKRVSIGQEMLINPSLLLLDEPTSGLDSTTAHRIVTTIKRLASGGRTVVTTIHQPSSRIYHMFDKVVLLSEGSPLYYGPASSAMEYFSSVGFCTSMTVNPADLLLDLANGIPPDSQKETSEQEQKTVKEALISAYEKNISTKLKAELSNADSHSFEYTKSAAKNIKSSEQWCTSWWYQFTVLLQRGVRERRFESFNKLRIFQVISVAFLGGLLWWHTPKSHLQDRTALLFFFSVFWGFYPLYNAVFTFPQEKRMLIKERSSGMYRLSSYFMARNVGDLPLELALPTAFVFIIYWMGGLKPDPTTFILSLLVVLYSVLVAQGLGLAFGALLMNIKQATTLASVTTLVFLIAGGYYVQQIPPFIVWLKYLSYSYYCYKLLLGIQYTDDDYYECSEGVWCRVGDFPGIKAMGLNNLWIDVFVMGVMLVGYRLIAYMALHRVKLR is encoded by the exons ATGCCTCCAAATTGCATAGCACCAAGGCCTGAAGAAAATGGGGAAGCCACGGTGCAAGGTTTGACAGATATGTCAGAAACACAGGGCAAGCCTGTACTAGCCTTCCCCGTAGCCACTTCACAGCCTGGTCTCCAGCTCTCCATGTACCCCATAACTCTCAAG TTTGAGGAGGTTGTGTACAAGGTTAAGATAGAGCAGACAGGTCAGTGTTTAGGATCATGGAGCTGCAAAGAGAAGACGATTCTTAGTGGAATAACGGGTATGGTCTGTCCAGGAGAGATTCTAGCTATGTTAGGTCCATCAGGAAGTGGCAAAACCACTCTTCTCTCAGCTCTTGGTGGCCGCCTCTCCAAAACTTTCTCTGGGAAAATCATCTACAACGGTCAGCCTTTCTCTGGCTGCATCAAGCGCAGAACAGGTTTTGTTGCTCAGGATGATGTCCTGTACCCTCATCTCACCGTTTGGGAGACTCTCTTCTTCACTGCACTTCTACGTCTACCAAGCAGTTTGACAAGAGACGAGAAGGCTGAGCATGTTGGCCGTGTTATCGCTGAACTAGGATTGAATCGATGTACAAACAGCATGATAGGAGGACCACTGTTCAGAGGAATATCAGGAGGTGAGAAGAAAAGGGTTAGTATTGGTCAAGAAATGCTCATCAATCCTAGCTTGCTACTTCTGGATGAACCCACTTCAGGTCTTGATTCCACCACTGCTCACCGCATAGTGACCACAATCAAAAGGTTGGCATCTGGAGGAAGAACAGTGGTCACCACCATTCATCAGCCATCAAGCCGCATATACCATATGTTTGACAAGGTGGTTTTGTTGTCTGAAGGTAGCCCTCTCTACTATGGTCCTGCATCTTCTGCTATGGAATATTTCAGTTCTGTTGGATTCTGTACTTCCATGACAGTTAATCCAGCTGACCTTTTACTTGACCTTGCTAATG GAATCCCACCTGATTCTCAAAAGGAGACCTCAGAACAAGAACAGAAGACTGTGAAAGAAGCACTTATTTCAGCTTATGAGAAGAACATTTCTACCAAACTGAAAGCTGAACTCAGCAATGCGGATTCCCATAGCTTTGAGTACACCAAATCTGCTG CCAAAAATATCAAGTCATCAGAACAATGGTGCACAAGTTGGTGGTACCAGTTCACTGTATTACTCCAAAGAGGGGTCAGAGAGAGGAGATTCGAATCTTTTAACAAGCTTAGGATTTTCCAAGTCATCAGCGTGGCTTTTCTTGGTGGCCTTCTATGGTGGCATACTCCAAAGTCTCACCTCCAAGATAGA ACTGCTTTGCTCTTTTTCTTCTCGGTCTTTTGGGGATTCTACCCGCTATACAACGCGGTTTTCACATTTCCACAAGAGAAAAGAATGCTAATCAAGGAGCGGTCTTCCGGAATGTACCGTCTTTCATCCTATTTCATGGCTAGAAACGTTGGAGACCTGCCCTTGGAACTCGCACTTCCAACTGCTTTTGTGTTCATAATTTACTGGATGGGTGGGCTCAAACCTGACCCCACAACATTTATCCTCTCACTACTAGTTGTTCTCTATTCCGTCCTCGTTGCTCAAGGTCTTGGCTTAGCATTCGGTGCTCTACTAATGAACATCAAGCAAGCCACAACGTTAGCATCTGTTACTACACTAGTGTTTCTCATAGCTGGAGGGTACTACGTGCAACAAATCCCTCCCTTCATTGTATGGCTAAAATACTTAAGCTATAGCTACTACTGCTACAAGCTGCTTTTGGGTATTCAATACACTGATGATGACTACTACGAGTGTTCAGAAGGGGTCTGGTGCAGAGTTGGAGATTTCCCAGGAATCAAAGCCATGGGGCTGAATAACTTATGGATAGATGTTTTTGTTATGGGAGTGATGCTGGTGGGTTACAGGCTCATAGCCTACATGGCACTTCACCGAGTGAAGTTGAGGTAA